The region ACATGAGTAGTACATACCTGTTCAAAGGATTTAAGGCCACCTTCTGTCCCAGTTTTCTGTATGTCTTCTAAtatggctttctttatagtctaggaATAGAAAACATAACTTAGAGACTGGCTGTTGAAAAAGAGCCTAAAGAAAAGGCTGAGCAGGAACCAATTCAAAACACCAACTAAATTCATCAGGATAAAAGCAGGATGTGGGGGTATGAGCAAGAACACGTGATATCTAAATGTTGCTCAAAGACAGTAATGAGAAGAAAAAGCAACCCTAAATGGTAACAGGGGTTTTCTCTGGGTGGCATTATTTAATTCCTCATTTTCCAGTTAATTTTTTCACAATGCACATCTTACTATAAAAAGAATAAGGATTTTGGTAGTTGTTTTTAAACTCTACATCCCATCTTCCAGTCTAATAAAACCAGCCAGTACAGACACAGCAAGAGTCTGTTCTTCCAGAGAGGAGGTTCTGAGAAACCCTGGGTGCCCAAGTTGAAGGATGGGGAGAACAGGGAATCCCCCTCCCACAATAGGCCCATGGGTGTACATAGGCTTTCCTGAGTGAGACTTACTTGGTTTTGACACAGTTCTTCAATAGAGCCCTTTACCCCAATCTTGGCTGCAAATGAGGGAAGTGCATCCGGGTCAGGAACCACCACTCCCACTAAGAATGACTGGAAAGGAAATAAAGGCATGTGAACTAGCGCAGCACTGCCCCCTAGCGGCGCAAAGAAGGCAGCGTTACATCTTCCTAATACGTGATGGTTCCCAAGCCTGACATTCAGGGCTAGCATCCCTTGaatagcaagatcaaaccagtccatcctaaaggaaatcagtcctgaatattcattgcaaggactgatgctgaagctgaagctccctgatgtgaagatctgactccttggaaaagaccctgatgctgggaaagattgaaggcaggaggagaaggggacgacagagaatgagatggttagatggcatcaccgactcgatggacatgagtttgagcaagccctgggagctggtgaaggacaggaaagcctggtgtgctgcagtccatggagtcacaaagagttagacacaactgagcaactgaactgaactgaatcctactattttcttaaaatatatttcaaacccTCATGGAACTTTAATCTCATTTTCCCACTTAACATCTCTACAAAAATGTTCCATTTAAATGTGATTGTTCAAAAAGAAATGGTGCTCAATATTAAGCTTAAAGCAACTCTGACCTCTGCATATCAATCCTCCTGTACTTTGGAGAAGCCAAGTTTAAGCACAGTGTTTATAAAACTGGCTATTGTTAAGAAATGTTACCCGTAAGGTTTCCCCATGTACAAAAATCTGCGACACCAGACTACTCCTGATGTAGATAGTTTCTATCTTCTCTGGAGCAATGTATTCTCCTTGGGCCAGcttgaaaatgttcttttttcgGTCGATGACCTTCAGAGCTCCGTTCTGTAGCAGACAGAAAGACAACAGCATCAGTGTTTCTGAGCCTATTGAGTGATGTCAGTGAAGAGCGAGGTGAAATGAGAGGTaatcttcctttctgtttttaatcTTCCCTTTTAAACTTGACCTCTCCATTGACTTTTGGAcaatctttcatttctctttttggctTTGGGGAAAGGGAGGGATGCAGCCTTTCACAAAACCTGTCTATACTGCATGTGTCTGTGAAAAGTCAGTGGGCAGCCTCAGAAAAAGTCCCCTGGACCTGCTGGGATTATGCACATGGCTACCTCATCCAATAAAGAAATTTTGCAGCTCTTAATTTCTAGTAACTTAATTTCCAATTACTTCATTCCAGCACTCTTGGGAACAGAGAAGGTGTTATCTTTTATTAAGACTTTAGAGTTAGATCTTCCCCTCCTTGTCTCCCTTTTCTCTATTCCTTTTAAATCCAGGATCAGTCTATACAGCTCCACTGTGCCACTGCTAATCAAACAAGTCAGTAATTGCGCTTGTTAGGACAGAAACAGCCAGAGAGAGCTCTCTGACCAGCCACCAGAGGTCATttacaggttctatctctgggctAGTTGATTTGAGGAGCTTAGGTTGTTAGGAATTTGAATTGTAGAACTGGGACAAGTGGCAAATACAGTCCACGTGATCATACCCGAAACAGGGCAATAGACTGAACCAATCCTGGAACCATCAACAAGGCCAACTCTGGAAATTAACCACCAGCTCAGCCTAACAGACATTATCTGAAAGTGATGAATAAAGCTCAGCCCTTGATAATTCTAGTGTGAAAACACATCTATTGCCTATGCTTCTGGCTTATTAGACCTGAGAACTCTTACCATACACACAGACATGTTACCATAATACCCAAATCTATAAAATACATCATTAGGACCAGTGTTCTTAGAGATTTTGTTGTCAAACATTCCTTGAATATCACTTAAATCTTGAGAATATTGAGCAAGAAGGGGGTTTTAAATCTGGTTACGCTCCCACTCccccagcacatagtaggcaaAAACTTTCCAGAGAGGAAATCTCTTGAAAATTCCCTTCAGGGGTTCTAAGGCACTGTCATTACTATGCAGGAATTTCCTCTCTTCTTAGGAAAACAGAGGGGGTTTGCAGAGACTACTTACTGCTGATTTTTTGTCAGCAAGCTCTGCTTTAAAGAAAGTCTCAGTGTGGTTGAACCAAGAGGGGCTGTGAAGGTCACTGAGAGGCAAAAAAAGGTCACTGAGAGGTGTATGAGTCTCTGCATACACCTGGCTTAGAAATCCTGCACCCTCATTTTGGTGTGTCTACATattaagtggggaaaaaaatatgtatcccTATAAAAGGCAAACACTACAGGTCCATGGAGTTATCTTGAGTTGTTTCTGCCACGAGAAAAGTAAAAatcacaaaaacaacaacaaaatacactTTTACACTTCTTTGGAAAAGTCACCAAATTTTCCCCTGTCTTTGAGCAAGTCATTCCTggtatccaggcttccctggtttctcagttggtaaagaatctgcctgcgatgcaggagacgctggtttgaatcctgggtcaggaagatcccctggagaagggaaagaaaggcacccactccagtattctcgggctttcctggtagcacagatggtggtagagaatccgcctgcaatgcaggagacctgggttcaatccctgggttgggatgatcccctggagaaaggaatggcaacccactccagtattcttgcctggagaattccatggacagaggagcctggcaggctacagtccatggggtcgcaaagagtcggacatgactgagagactttcattttGAGCACATCTATTCCATTGTTAAGGGACACTCAGAAGTTTTGAAGAAACACCCACCGGGAGCCAGCGACCAATGTCTCCTGTGTGAAGCCAGCCATCCTTGTCcaaggtctcctgtgtcttctcgGGGTCCTTCAGGTACCCTTTGAACACATTGGGGCCCCTGATGCAGATCTGTACAGAAGTTGGGACGAGATGGTGACAACAGAGAATGCTGCTACAAACACCAACTCCtgcctttcatcttttttttttccctaccaccTTGATTCATTTGATGCTTTCCACTATAGTATGAggaacactgggcttccctagtgggtcagatggtagagagcctgcaatgtgggaacacgagttcaatccctgagtctggactgaagatctcctggagcagggaatggctacctactctagtattcttgcctggagaatgccgtggacagaggagactggtgagctacagtccatggggttgcaaagagtcggacagaactgatgGACTAATATCAATGACACTAATGAAGAGCACCAGATTTTAATTTCTATAGTGGGGGACAAAGTTAGGCTCCAAGACATTGAAGTCCttgcaaaaattctcaaaagaACCAAACACAAACCTGCTCACAACTGTGTGCTTTTTCTTATACACACATCCCCACCACGATTATGTAAAAACGACTGCTGGGCACAGCCTACTCACCTCTCCTTCATTGTTCACGGCAAAGTAGTTCATATCAGGTACATCTTCCAGCTTCACATGATTGCAAGCCATGGGGACTCCAACGTGGCCTAGAACACACCACACTGAATCAACCAGGATACTGGGAAATGGTGATAACTCCAGCCATGTTTGAGAGATATTTATGGATTGACTCTAGAAGAATTAAACTGAAAGGTCATCTGGCGCCAGTGCCAGACAGTCAAGATAGAAAAGCCTGGACCAACCCTTAGATTTAGTATCTGCCACATTCATCCAGAGTATTGAGGCTATCTAAACACCCAAATCCTAGTTTATCTAGAACTCTTCGCCCAGCCATTGCACCTGCTCTCCAGTAAACAAAGAACCTACCTGATTTCCAATCCCCAGGTAATGTAATTGTACAGCCAGCAGTGCCTTCTGTTTGACCATAAGCTTCAAACACCTGTGTGAACCAAAGAAGGGCTTTGAGAGTTACTCAAGATAAAGCAGGAGCTGGCTGTGCCCTATGGCCAGACATGAGGAAAGCAAGGTGTCTGAGAGCTGGAGGACACTTAGTGTCTTAAAACCTTGAATTCATGAGAACCTGAGCTGCTAGGTCTTTGCAACTGTGGATTCACTAAAAAACCAAAAGGGTCCAGAAATTGACCAAAGTATGGAAACATACTATACTTTGGGAAATGTGGCATTTCAAGCTGATGGGGAAAAGAGAGCTATTCATTAAGTGACATGCGATCCAATGGCAGCTGGACTTGAACCTAGGCAAGGGCATGCTACTGAAGGAGCTAAAGAAAGTGAGAAGTATCTTTTAAGGGGAAATAGCTATGGTGTAGAACAGGGGTTAGCAAACTTCTGTATATAGGACCAGAGAGGGAATATTTTTGACTGTATGAGCCATTTGGTCTCTATATCAATAACTTAACTCTGCCAATACAGCATCAAAGTGGCAGTAgacaacacataaataaataagtatggCTGTGTTCCACCAAGACTTTATTTATAAATAGAGGAAACAGGCCAGATTTGGTCTGTAGCACAGACCAACTGGTGTTATAAAGGATAACCTTGACTGGACAGGGGGTGTGGAGGAAACACTTGTGGAGTCTGAGGTGGGCATGGAGTCTGTCCCAGGCAGAGCTGCTGGAAGAGAGGAAGGCATTTCTGGGAGGGATATGACATAGGGCCTTCTGATCTATGGGTTTTAGGAGctgagggaaaggaaggaaaggaagaaagaggaactCTGGCCTTGGCGTCAATTCAGAATCTATTGTGAAGGCAGTTATACACATAGGTGGTACTTGATGAGGACAAGGCTGTTTGTTTCATTCATGCTGTGCATGTTGGCCGAGAGAATGAACTAGTTAGCCATCTAGGGGGAAAATATGAGACTATCTGTACTCAAGCCCTTTTACTAAATTCCAGATGGAGCAGAGACTTAATTGAAAAAAGGTAAAACCACAAGGTTACCAGAAAATCTGGATGAAAACAGTTTTATGCAATATTGAGGGTTGGGTCAGGAAGCCTAAGGTCTAAGCTCTTATAAAACCACATAAAAAAGGTGACTTAGTGCATAAACATTTACAACTTTTATCTAGCAATACACAGTGCAAAAGATGAGACTAGGAAATACACTTCTAACACAACAAAGATTGATTTTATTACTATACGAATTCTTAGAAAGCAAGGTGAAAGAGAACCAAACTCTCCTTTGCTCTTTTTTCTATAAGGAAGTAGTGTAGTAATTCATGAAAGCAATACAAGTGCCAGTAAACAATAGAAAGGatgtttagggacttccctggtggtctagtggttaagactctgcacttccaatgcggAGGTCTTGGGTTcaggccctggttggggaactaagatcctgcatgcctcatagtgcagccaaacaaacaaagcctcacaaatattattaaataaatctcTGAATGTTCAGTGTAatgaaggcaagggagaaaaagagCCCTCCAAAAGATGTTTGGtgttaataaaagaaacaaagttgTAATAAGATTTTTCAAGTATCTATTTGGTTAAGATTTAAATGACTGAAAACATCCATCACTAGCAAGAAGGTGGGGTCTCAGGACTTGCGCATTATTTGCGGGAATGTATAAGAAAGACAAGACCCTCCTGATGAAGTGTGAGTATTAACATTAACATGTAAGAAAAACTCATATACTTTGGCCCAATAATTCCCACTTGCAAAGATTTATCCTAAATTGATAGTTGTATAAATATGCACAAATATCCTTATCACCTCATTGattataacagcaaaaaaaaaaaaaaaatatgtctatCAATAGGAGACTGGGTTTCCTAGGCAGCAcaagtgtaaagaatccacctgccaatgcaggaaatataagaaacgcaggttcaatccctaggttgggaagatcccctggaggtggacatGACAATcctgtccagtattcttgcctaaagaatcccatggacagaggaggctggttggctacagttcatagggtctttAAGagtcaagagttggacatgactgaaacaacttaacacGCATCAACAGGAGACCAGTTATTTAGGTACATTCAATAAACTATTACAAAACCACTAAAATGATGTTTATTTGACTAGGATCAATATGGATGGGGCAAGCACTGCTTAACAAGCATATTAGAACACTGATGccctttttaaagattatactctatttatagttattataaaacatcAGATATATTTCCCATATAATAATATCCTTATAACTCATTTTGCACCTAACCGTTTGTACCTCTTACCCTCCTACCCCTAAATTGCCCTCTACCCACCACTAGGAGTTTGTTCTCTGTACCTGTGAGCCTGATTCTTTCTTATTACATTCATTGGTCTGtagcatttttttagattccacatataagtgatgtcacatggaatttgtctttgtctgatttatttcacttggcataatgccctccaagtccattcacACTGCTTCGAATGGCAAAGTTTTGTTAACACTGATGCTATTTGTGTCAAGGTTTCTGTATACAGATGCATTAAGCAGTGACTGGAAGGATATTTTCTCTTGACTTTGAGTTTCTGGCTGACTTTCTACTTGGCacttttcatttgtgttttcatttttatttgaatagTGAGTTTTACTTGTGCAAAAGTGAAATTAGCTATCATCCAAAAAAGGGGCCTGttacctgaatgggaaggaaagaagaggtgaTGTATggatatatttaattaattcactttgctgtacagcataaactaacacaacattgtaaagcacctacaccccaataaaaattaaaaacaaaaaaaggtgcTTGGCTTACCAGACATCCCATTGCTGCCCGGAGGAATGTCAAGACGGGAGGTGAGATGGGGGCAGCTCCGGTGATCAGGAACCGAACCTTCCCACCCAGGCTTTCCTGTTTaatagaaacaaaagacctgttgAAAACTATTCCCTTGGCtttagtctcctgcactgcaaaatGGGCAGAACAGCCTGCTTATCCAGTGCTGTCATAAGAATTAAACTCATTAATTCACAAAGCACTTAGGGTCCATCATTGTGAAAAGAACTTAAAATGCTGGCTGTTATGGTCACCACCATCCACAGCGGGAACCAgacctgcaattttttttttttttacatttcctcAGGTAATTTGTATTGTTGGACCTTTCAAATTACTTAGGACTCTCAACAGACCACCCAAGAGAATGAAAGAGCTAGAACCTAAGAAGAATCCACTTTCTGCATTTCGGCCAAATACCTTTAGTGACAAAGTTGTCTGAGAGAGATCTCAAAAGGCTGAGTGAACACAGAAAGTGCCAAAGGGTCTCCAGTTAAAGAGACGCTTGACCatcaaaggaaaagcaaagaatgCTGAGGCAGAGGGCAGCCCAGACACATACCTGGCTCCATCAGGATCTACCCACATACCTGGATCTTTCCAAAGATGAGCTTGTCCCACAGACTGTCACGTCTGATGATACCCTTTTTCACTTCACTGAATTTACTGGCAACAGCCAAGTTCAACAAGAACTTCTTCAAGGGTGTCTTGGCTTCGTTTTGTACCTGTAGAGTGACAGCTCCTCTTAGTGGGAAACCTATTGGATACTCACCAAAGCCATTCATCAACAAATAAGAGATAGTGCCTCTTAACATCAAAAGAAAGTGACTCTTATTCACGCCCTGGTATGCTGAATATTGATGGAAGTTCATGCTAACAAAGAATTGAACTTTGTACACACAGACAAAGCTCCAGCTCCCCCAAATTCCTTGTCCTTAGCAAACAACCTTGACAATTGACACAGCATGTCCCCAAAAGGTAGCATTTATCTACAAAGTTACCTGGGAGTACTGATGAAACAGCTGATTGTGTACCACTGTTAGGGCTTTTGATTTAGGAtcgtatgtatgtatgttatatAGTATCATAATATTACAAAGAAAATTTCTCACTGACCAGCTTTGAAGGTCACTGGGGTACCAGTTCATTTTTTTCAAGActgataaataaaggaaaaaaaaaatcaaatatttgtgCCTTCATGGAAGACTCTCAGCTAATGAAGGCAAGAGAAATGCTTGGAttagaaaaatcaccattttccTAACCTTAGTGAAAAACAGAGCAGAGATCAATAACAGCTAAATCTGTCATGAGGCCATGAAATTTTGGCTCATCTCCTTATTAGACCTGActctggacaagttatttaacctccaaGGTTCAGTCTCATCATCTGTAAATTAGGGATAATAAATGTTGGTGTGATTTCCTGGGTTTTTGTAGGAATGAAATAATGGAATGTATGTGAAATATTTACCATGGGCTTAGCACCTCAGCAAGAAGCACCCTAACCAGCAGGTGTTACGAAATCAGAGTAACAATTTCCAAGTCAGCTGAATTTTGAGAGGTTCCTCAAGTCTCTGAATTAGTCTGTTTCTCCATATCACATCCAAGTAATCTCATCCAGAGGAAAGGGGGTTTCATTTGTACAgtttttcatggctgcattggGAAGCATGGCTGTAAGTGgatgctggtgggggtgggggataagGGTGGAGATGGATCACAGTTCTTAGCAACAGAGTCTCTAGGAGCTGTAGTCGGGCCTAAGCCCCACACAGCTCAGGGCCAGCCCAGCAGAAGCAAGGTAAGTACCTTATCATAGATCTTGTTAAGGAGTCGAGGCACTGTAGGGAACAATGTGGGCTTCAGGGTCTTCACGTCATCAGGCAGCAGTCTAATGTCTCCTTGGAAGAATCCGACTTTGGCTCCACAAGAGTATACAACAGCCTAAAAGCAGAACCAGAGGACGGGGATCAGAGCCAAAGAACCTCTTTGAGTCGGGTCTGTTTGGGACAAAATTAAGGACATCCAATGGGCActttgatgtgaagagttgactcattggaaaataccctggtgctggaaagactgaaggaaaaaggagaagggggtggcagaggatgagatggctagatagcatcaccgactcaatggacttgattttgagcaaactctgggagagagtgaaggacagggaggcctggcgtgctgcagtccatggggtctcaaagagtcagacactacttgctgactgaacagcaacaaaaatgggCACTTTTCTCTGGACCCCCTCACCCCTGACACTTCATGTACCCAGAACTCTGAGACCCTACTCCCTAGATAGGACGACACTCACCTCTGCTGAGGCGGTAGGACAGGTAAGTCAGATTGTGAGGCTGCAGGCCCATCTCTACTCCACCCACAGCTCTGGGTGAGTGTCTAAGGCATGCATTGTTTCTAAGAGCCCATTCATTACATAGCACTAAGAAAAAAGCACTGCCACTCAAACTAGAACACACCTACAGTGGTTAAGACCATCTCAATTTCAGAAGTGATAGAATGTGAAAACTCTGGAAGTTTTCATGTATATTCACAGagtatacatcaaggctgtatattgtcaccctgcttatttaacttatatgcagagtacaccctgtgaaatgccagctggatggagcacaagctggaatcaagattgccaggagaaatatcaataacctcagatacacagatgataccacccttacagctgaaagtgaagaagaactaaagagcctcttgatgaaagtgaaggaagagagtgaaaaagttggcttaaaactcaacattcagaaaactaggattatggcatccggtcccatcacttcatgacaaatagatggggaaacaatggaaagagtgagagactttatttttgggggctccaaaatcactgcaaatagtgactgcagccatgaaattaaaagatgcttgctccttggaagaaaagctatgaccaacctagacagcaaatttaaaagcagagacattactttgccaacaaaggtccgtctagtcaaagctatggtttttccagtagccatgtgtggattgagagttggactataaagaaaggtgagagccgacaaactgatgcttttgaactgtggtgttggagaagactcttgagagtcccttggactgcaaggagatccaaccagtcaatccttagggaaatcagtcctgaatattcattggaaggactgatgctgaaactgaagctctaatactttggccacctgatgtaagaactgactcattggaaaagaccctgatgctgggaaagattgaagacaggaggagaagaggttgacagaggatgagatggttggatggtatcatgagtttgatggacatgaatggacttgatggacatgagtttgagcaagctccaggagttggtgatggacagggaagcctggagtgctgcagtctatggggtcacaaagagtcggacacaactgagcaactgaactgactgaaaatgtgaaaaacacGCTGATTagaattaatattatattaatcaGATATCAGCACTTTAACCCAAGGAACTGAATCTTCCATTTTAGCATTTCATGTACCAACAGATAAGCTGGTTGAAGAGGTATTTAAGCAGGGATCAGAGAGGGGATTTTCTATCCCTAATGACATCGGTGTTTTTGCTTTTGGTTCTCAAGCCAGCCTCAGAAGAGCCTGAAAACCTTGGTGACCACACACAGAAGGCCAGCTCTTCCCCAGTGCCTGTGCCATCAGCAGCAGCTCCCCCTGACACACTCTGGACACCTTATCTAGATCAAAGGTTCCTTCTTCGCCCCTCTGTGGGGAACTTCCTTTTCTTTAAGCCTAGATCTTTTCAAAACCTCTagcccaaagaaaagaaaaaacagtgccTCCTCACCCTGCACAGGATAGATAGTAAACTCCAGGCTATGAGCTCCAAGGATTTGCAGGCACCCTGTGTGAAGGCAGGAGCAAGCATTCACCCCATGGGATGCAGACAGACTCAACACAGGAAGACTCTGCAGCAGGTTAAGGGTGATGTCACGATTAGGACTCAGCCGTGACCACTCCCTGCTGCCCATGCCCTCACATTAGACAGTAGCTTGCAAATGTTGCAGAGCTGCCCTTTAAATAAATGTGGGACTAGCAAGCCAGGACCCTCTTTTCACACACCTGTTAGGAATACAGGATCTTACCTGTACAACCCTATCAAACATATGAGCCAAGGGGAGGTAGGATATAGTCACGTCCTCAGGACTGGGCTGAAAAACACCCTAGAGATCAGGAAATGGAAAGGAGACAACAATGGGTTAATGTCAATTTCCTCTTCCAAACACCTCTTCTTTCTAGGACTGCCGCATACAGTTGTGCAGACGTGCGCTGTGTAACTCTAAGGGCTGCTCTAACTGCACTGAGTGTGGAGATCTGCAGTGACTCTGACAGAGCAAAACTCTATGGGACTTTcccagaggtccagtggttaagactctaccttccaatgcagagggtgtgagttctatccctggtcagggagctgagacccCACGTACCTTGTAGCCCCCAAAAATCAAAACGTAAAACAGAGCCAATACTATAACACATtcgataaaaactttaaaaatggtccagattaaaatatatatatatatagcttaatAAATAAAAGGGCAAAACTCCAGACAAAGATGTACCGGTATTCAGCCACACTCAGGCCTTCAATCTGTTTTTCCCCCTCTCACTTTAAGATTAAAATCTTACGACAGATTGACATTTTAATGAGGGCCTCGTTTTCAATTGACCACTGACCTCCACACTTTTGAGAAAACcagaaacattggaaacaataTTTGCATGGGTTAACATGGCTCCTTTGGGATCACCTGTAGGAGACAAGAGGTGGAAAGATCCAGTTAGTGACTAATAGGTTGTCTCTGGCATTGAAATGAGAAGCCACACTCATTTGGTTCTGTTCCATGGAGCCAGGAACTTCTGTCCCTGAGTCTTTTTATGAATGGTGTATATGCCTCTGCTTATGAATGACTAGTTCCCCCAGAAACTCTACTCTGCATTATTAGCCTTGTGCTACCACACAGGGTGCAGCCGCAGTCACAGAtagcaacaaaaagaagaccccaAGTGACCCCCACCCTGCCTTGTGCTGTCTTCATGATGAAGACTTCAGATGTAACAATATTACCTAGCCATCACTTTATAAACAGGGCACAGTGGAATGGCTATAACTTCTAGATTATGATGGTTCAAATTAAAAGTTATTAAGAGTTCTAATAGCTAGCTAGCTACATGGAGGGGGAGAAAGAGGACACAGACTGATCTGTTTAGATCTACCACTGGGCTATCTTGATTGAGTGAAGCCATTCCAGTGATTGAGAGAGTGGTAGGCTCTCTCAATTGAGAGAGTTAAATTGAGAGAGTGGTAGGCTGGGGGAGGAAGTTGACTTTATGAAGCCATCTTTAAGGCCCTTCCATTCCATAGCATGTCAGCTGCTCCTGGTTGTTCATTGAAATGTGTTTGCTTATGCTTGGGTTTTTCTAAGTGGGCAACCATATTCAGAAGTCTTAGATTATAAGTCCCCAGGATAGGGCTGTTTGTAAAGTATATTTACCAGCCCACCAGACGTCAGTGACTCAAGCCGTGTTTTTGGCTATCTAGGGGCATCTGGGGCAACTTCCTGGGCACTGACCTGTGGTCCCGCTGGTAAAGCAAATGATGCTCAGATCTTCTGGAGcaggaggctggagagggaagCATAGGAGCTTAGTCCACTGCGAGCTTTGAGAGTTGAAGATGGCAAGACTCAAGATCAGGCAGAAGAAAACTTACCACGGGTTTTCTGAAGTTCTCTTTGCCTAAATTCTGCATGAACAGAAAAGCAAGAAAGACTTTAGTTGAGATAGACAGTCTTAAGACCAATAcagtcctcttttccttttgcatgTGAATACCTCTGCTGGAATACAACCCAAATTCCAACCCAGGTCAGGCCTCAAAGCCAACATTCAGGCACAATGGAAGCCTCAGGGTAGAGTGTAAGTTCTTTCTAGAATACCAGCTTATGAAGGCAGATCCCAAATGTCCAAACTTCCCATCAGACTCTCAAGGTTCAGTCTTCCAGGACCGTTGctaaatcattttaaataaaatgaatagttGACATTTCAAGGCTTACTGCACATTATATCACTGTCCTGAGCACTTTATGTTCTCTCATTTAACTCTTTGAATCTCCTCTGTGAAGCAGGGATGGTTTCATCTTCATAGgacagagagggaagggaagatgtGGTGCAGCTGGCCCCAGGTCACATAACTAATGGATGTAGAACCAGAAGGTGAACCTAGGAAGCCTGATTCCAGGATCACCCCCCTAA is a window of Capra hircus breed San Clemente chromosome 26, ASM170441v1, whole genome shotgun sequence DNA encoding:
- the ACSL5 gene encoding long-chain-fatty-acid--CoA ligase 5 isoform X1; the protein is MLFIFNFLFSPLPTPALICVLTFGAAIFLWLVNRPQPTLPHVDLNKQSVGIEGGARGSIFQKDNDLLHYYFSDAKTLYEIFQRGLAVSDNGPCLGYRKPNQPYRWLSYKQVSDRAEYLGSCLLHKGHTPSQDSLVGIFAQNRPEWVISEFACYTYSMVAVPLYDTLGAEAVIYIINKADITTVICDTPQKALVLISNVEKGLTPGLKLVILMDPFEEDLKKRGEKCGVEILSLFDAENLGKENFRKPVPPAPEDLSIICFTSGTTGDPKGAMLTHANIVSNVSGFLKSVEGVFQPSPEDVTISYLPLAHMFDRVVQAVVYSCGAKVGFFQGDIRLLPDDVKTLKPTLFPTVPRLLNKIYDKVQNEAKTPLKKFLLNLAVASKFSEVKKGIIRRDSLWDKLIFGKIQESLGGKVRFLITGAAPISPPVLTFLRAAMGCLVFEAYGQTEGTAGCTITLPGDWKSGHVGVPMACNHVKLEDVPDMNYFAVNNEGEICIRGPNVFKGYLKDPEKTQETLDKDGWLHTGDIGRWLPNGALKVIDRKKNIFKLAQGEYIAPEKIETIYIRSSLVSQIFVHGETLRSFLVGVVVPDPDALPSFAAKIGVKGSIEELCQNQTIKKAILEDIQKTGTEGGLKSFEQVKCIHLHPEPFSIENGLLTPTLKAKRGDLAKHFGTQIKSLYENTQE
- the ACSL5 gene encoding long-chain-fatty-acid--CoA ligase 5 isoform X2 produces the protein MWSPHRGGARGSIFQKDNDLLHYYFSDAKTLYEIFQRGLAVSDNGPCLGYRKPNQPYRWLSYKQVSDRAEYLGSCLLHKGHTPSQDSLVGIFAQNRPEWVISEFACYTYSMVAVPLYDTLGAEAVIYIINKADITTVICDTPQKALVLISNVEKGLTPGLKLVILMDPFEEDLKKRGEKCGVEILSLFDAENLGKENFRKPVPPAPEDLSIICFTSGTTGDPKGAMLTHANIVSNVSGFLKSVEGVFQPSPEDVTISYLPLAHMFDRVVQAVVYSCGAKVGFFQGDIRLLPDDVKTLKPTLFPTVPRLLNKIYDKVQNEAKTPLKKFLLNLAVASKFSEVKKGIIRRDSLWDKLIFGKIQESLGGKVRFLITGAAPISPPVLTFLRAAMGCLVFEAYGQTEGTAGCTITLPGDWKSGHVGVPMACNHVKLEDVPDMNYFAVNNEGEICIRGPNVFKGYLKDPEKTQETLDKDGWLHTGDIGRWLPNGALKVIDRKKNIFKLAQGEYIAPEKIETIYIRSSLVSQIFVHGETLRSFLVGVVVPDPDALPSFAAKIGVKGSIEELCQNQTIKKAILEDIQKTGTEGGLKSFEQVKCIHLHPEPFSIENGLLTPTLKAKRGDLAKHFGTQIKSLYENTQE